In Cryomorphaceae bacterium, the sequence TGAATAAAAAAAACCCCGCAACGTCAGGTGCGGGGTTTTTTAGTGAAAGATATTTCAAAACGGTTTTCGCTTCCGGAATGGGTTTAGTGAACTACTAGTTTTTCCGTCACAAAGCGCTCGCCGTCCACCACTACGTGAACCATGTACATGCCTTTGCTGAGTGATTGATTGAATCGAATCAATCTACTCACCACACTTCCGGTATGACCGAAACCGTCGTTGAGCAACAGCTTGCCGTGTACATCATACACATGTATCGCTACATGGTGATTTCCTTCATCCAACCCGCTCAATTCCAGTCGCACCTCATTACCGGAACTAGGGTTAGGGTAGATCACGGTGTTTTCCTGAATGGCAGACTTAAGGGATGCTACGTCAGGCACAGGCATTCCGGGGCCTTCTATGGCAATGTTGCAAACCGGACCAAAATCGCCCAGTACACCTTCCTGTTGCACACGTACCCGGATTTCAATTTCACCCGGCTCCAGAGGCGGGCTTATGCCGTTCCAGTTCAGTGAAATGCCTGTATTTGGCCGCTGTGCAGTGCTCGTTATTCCGGTAGTGGTATTTACGAACTCCCATTCGTAGTAATCTGCTGAACACACGCTTTGAGCAATGAGCAGTCCGCTCACTGAGGCGAATGTAACACCACAGAAATTCGGCCGAACAGCCGTAATGGCCGGTGAACCCAACGAAATGCTATGCACAGCGCCAAAGCCTGCCCAAACATCTCCTACTGCGGCTTCAACGGCAACATGGTATTGCTGCCCGGGTTGTAAACCTCCAATCCAGGACAAACGCGCACCTGGATTGCTGGAACCACGAACGTAGTAGATTTCATTGCCATTGTTCGGGTCGTTGTCAGGGTCAATGCGCCAACGGTAATTGGTGGCGCCACTCACGCTGTATGCAATCATGATATCACAAAGGGCATAGGGTTCGCCCCCTCCATTGCTGCCGTGGTACTCAGGCCGAAGTTCTGTGAGAGGTATAGTATTGGAGGTGCTGATGGTGCAAATATTTCCATACTCTCCCCAAACGCCGTTAACCAACACCTTTACCCGTACCTGATAGGTTTGAGCCAACGCAACGCCATCTATCCATGCTATGCGAATCCACGGATTATTCGTGCTACGCGTGTATTCAGGCAAAGGCGCGCCTCCAACCGGTGTGAATTCCCAGCGGTATGCCTGTGCCGAAGGAATACTGGTGGCAGAGATAAAATCGCCAAGCTCATAGCCACCGGTGTTGCAGAAATTAGGATGTACCTGTGTGGTGGGTACGTTGTCAGCAAACGGAACATCAACGGAGAACGCTTCCTCGCATCCAGCAGCATCCTGCAC encodes:
- a CDS encoding T9SS C-terminal target domain-containing protein, with product MGGTTGEEACTADCNGDFGGTAFIDNCDNCVGGNTGNEPCDPQTDCELSYSYTTVPATLGFANGAATIMVTGGQEPYSYQWNDAFMQTEPELLGVFAGTYMCVVQDAAGCEEAFSVDVPFADNVPTTQVHPNFCNTGGYELGDFISATSIPSAQAYRWEFTPVGGAPLPEYTRSTNNPWIRIAWIDGVALAQTYQVRVKVLVNGVWGEYGNICTISTSNTIPLTELRPEYHGSNGGGEPYALCDIMIAYSVSGATNYRWRIDPDNDPNNGNEIYYVRGSSNPGARLSWIGGLQPGQQYHVAVEAAVGDVWAGFGAVHSISLGSPAITAVRPNFCGVTFASVSGLLIAQSVCSADYYEWEFVNTTTGITSTAQRPNTGISLNWNGISPPLEPGEIEIRVRVQQEGVLGDFGPVCNIAIEGPGMPVPDVASLKSAIQENTVIYPNPSSGNEVRLELSGLDEGNHHVAIHVYDVHGKLLLNDGFGHTGSVVSRLIRFNQSLSKGMYMVHVVVDGERFVTEKLVVH